AGCATCGGTAAACATTTTCTAAGAGTTTGATTAATAGTTAGAGCATTGCACCAAAAAATTATCAGGAGCTGTGAATTTGAGCACTTTCAGTGGGGATTTATTAAAGTACAATTGTTGGAGCTGTTACTATATATGAATTGTTTCTTTAATACCACCTAGTTAGATTTTCCAGATGTGATAATATTTCTGGAAAGAAATTAAGTAGACGTGACATAAAATGATGAGACGTATAAAAGTCTATTCTGCATTTACAACAACCTGGACTAATATAGAATTCTCATTTTATACCACTTTTTCATTATAAACAATACCTGGAGGTGTACATGGCACTTAAATAACACACTTGCTTATAGCAGTTGAGTTATTTTTTAGCCTCATTCATGGCATAAATTCTACCTTTAATTATTTCTAGAAATCTTCAATTTACTAGAGACTGGGTTGATAAGCTGCAATGTATTTTGTTTGCATTTCTAGGGCCAGTGCAGAGTTGCACATTTTTCAACACCCAGACTTTACAAAAGAACATTCATACAAAGACATAGAGTGTGATAGCAGTAAAACAGATCTTTCAACAGttgctttgcagcagaagaaagcCCTTAAGAAAAAGAGACGCAATGATGGGGTGGTAGTGCTAAATAGTACAACAATCTCTCCAAAAACATCTACCACAACTCTGGAAAGCAGCAACAAAATATGTAAGAAAAATAAACAAACCGTAATTAATTCTTAAATATCAGACCAACTGATACTGTGAGCTTTTTAAATCTCTAAACAAGCTTTTTTTATAGTTGTAATTTACCAGCATGGATCTATTAGCAAACCGAACATTTGGGCGATAGGACATTGCAATTAACACACTATTGCTTCTTTTCTGGTTAGAATCCAATCTAGAAAAATGGGATGAAAATCTTACTTCTCCGTCGGTTTAAGGATAACTAAGTGAAATTATTTTGAGTACTATCCCAATCCATCTTGAGCCAGATCAGCTACACAATACTCTCAATATTTCAGCACAAATTAACACTAAATTAGCATTCACTTGAAGAAGGCTTAAAAGATGACTAATGTGGGAAGTGGACCATCTTCACAAGTTAGTTTATCGACCCACTTTACCTGATCTGGGATCCCCAAATGTGAAACCACTGTCAGATTTAACATGGTTATAAACTCAGCCATGCCAATAATAAGTGATCAAAATAGAATAAATCtttgaattaatttttattttctctAAAATGTATGTAATGGTGTGAAATCCCAAACtcgtattttttttaatttgaaaaaaatcccaggattCAGAGCATCTGGAGATTTTTGCTTTAATAAGTGCAACACAGTTTTGGACGAGGTGAAGTTTTCTAGATGGTAGGATGGCCAGAAAGCCAGTTGAGTCTGGAACTGGCAAGGGCTCACAACAGCAGGTGACTGAAGTGGGGCTAAGGTGGGCAGACTGATGCTTATTCTCTGTGATGGAGAGGTTACTAGATCAGAAGCTCAACTTGCAACTGAATAGGAAGTCAAGGTTGTGAACAATATGATTCAGCTTGAGACCAGGGTGGAAAATGAGATGGAATTTGTAGCAAGAGCCAAagataatgggcgcaattctccgacccccacgccaggtgggagaatcgcgggagtgccgggcaattCCCGCTACGCCACCCTAGCACcctcacacgattctcccaccccccccccaaaacagcgtgccgcgtttcacgacaggccgctcggagaaacgccgcTCGCCATTTATAGCAGGCAAGCGGCAAATCCCTGGCCCggacgggctgagtggcctgcccaatccgacgggttcacgccggcgccaaccacacctggtcgctgccggcgtgaacagcgcgcgaacgctgcgtgtgcggcctgtgggggggggggtagatcaagcaccaggggggcgctcagtagaggtctgacccgcgatcggtgcccaccgaacgacgggccggtgtctctaaaggacgcactcttttcctccgccgccccgcaagatcaatcctccatgtcttgcggggcgcccgcagggaggacggcaacctgcacatgcgcgggtgacgtcatttaaatTTATGTGGCGCCGCTTTCACGcggtgccaaggcccggcgcgcgaaattgacgcggcaccgctcctagccccctaggggtgggagaatagggggtgaggagcggcctccgatgcgggagtgaaacactccggttttcattccagcgtcggcacttagcctcccgatgggagaatttcgcccagtgacTTCAGAATGCCCAGTGTTTAACTTGGAATAAATTGCAGTTCATCCAAGACAGATTGTCAAGTAAACAGAGCTAGATATTTATGCTTCCTTGTTAAAACCACATCTATATATTGTCCTTTCTCCCTGtaatcctggccaacatttatgcaCAAACCAACATACCACAAAAAAAAGTATCTGGATATTATGGCAGTGCAGTTTGTGGAACCTAGTGTTGaccaattggctgctgtgtttcctacattataatgGTTTGAttagatttatttattgtcacttgtactgaagcacagtgaaaagtattgttctgcttactcTCATTgcagattgctccatacatgaaTATAGAACATATTATAATAATTATAGAACACACTGTAATAATGATTCtaaaagatgtaggaagaggatctgtaggGGACAGCTCACAGAGTGTTGCCACGCTCCAGCACCATCttggaatttttattttattttaaaaatccagcTGCAGCCTGTTGTTTTTGTGCCCGATGTCAGTCAGGAAGAGGAGGAGCTGGTGCGATTCCCTTGCAGTTTGCCTCCTTGGCTCAGTACTGGTGTTTGGAGAAATGCTCGATCACCTCTCCGATCTCTTCACTCCTGCTGCCCAGCCCAGACCCGGTCAGGCTGGCCAGTTGTCACATTGCGCAGGCCTCACTCCACTCTTCGATCCACACAGCTCCCTGTAAATGTATCGCCGGGTATTCATTCACTCAGAATGGATCTGTGCATTTACTGTAAAGCACAAAACCATACCTCCTGACTTCACAAAGCCTCTCCACAGTTTgtttgactacacttcaaagtacTTTATCGAATGCAAAGTACTTTGGAACATCCAAACattgtgaaagatgctatgtAAATACATGTCTTTTTTTCAGTATGTAGTATGAATTTATACAGTAAAACATCATTGCAAACTCTAAGGGATCAACAAAATAATTCTCAGGTTTAAATTTACACAAGGTGGGCTATGCTAATGATTAATTGACCTTAATCTGAGAGCATTTTTAATCAGCATTTACAATGATAAAGGTTTAGCTATCAATATATTAACTGCTGTTATTGAACAACAAAGTTTCTATTGACCCAAGTGATTCAGGGATCCTTAATATATGATGCTAGCCAATAATGTTCTATTTAACTCAAATTTGCCAATTTTAAATTGTATTTTGTGCTTTTTGGTTTGCTTCTTATGCACTATTCTTTGTGTGTAGTATCTACAGGGAAACAGCGGAGAATGCTGTACCAGTACATCAATTTTGATAACCCAGAATTTAATGTACTTACTACAACTGAGAATGATCAGAAAGAACAGACCATACAAGAAAATATCAGTGAGAACAAAACAAAAGTGCCTGTTCCAAGCCATCCAACAGCTCAAACAGCAGGTAATCCAAACCTTGCAAATGCAGAATTCATTTCATTAGATAATTTAATGTTTCCTCACTGttaaaaaattatatattttttctgtGCCATCCACATCCAagcagagagagaagcagaacaTGTCAATAATATAATTGCTTGATCTGGGGAGGGACCAATTGGCACAAGCTAAGGAATTCAGGTCTTGTGTCAAATGGAAAGAGATATTAGCAGGCACAGAGGAGTAAGTGTtctgggaggtgatggagattatttAGGAACCAGAGAAGAGAAAGGTACGGAGTAACAGCAAGTTTGTTGACACTAGTGGGGCAGACAACAATAAATAAATGTTTGTGATGACGCATTGATCTGTAACGCCGTAAACACTTTTAAGAGGATCAAGATGCACAATGCAGGCAGTTGGTTCTTCCACAGATCATACGTGATTCCTCCAAGTACTGGCATTTGTAtttgctaatcactgcgccaccatgctatcCCTTCTCCAGTTTCAACATGTGGGCCCAAAGGTTTGGAAAGGCCGGTTTCCAGTGCTAATGTTCCCACTGGtaaggaatctgaaacaaaactccCAAGATATGTTAGTATAAACAACTGGAGATACATACTAATTAATAGTAACATTAGTTTCAATGTCACACTTCTACAGCATTATACAGAATCACTGAGACTGTTGTGCTATGCACAAAATTGATCATAAAAGCAAATGCTCCTGTTCTATGCTATTTCAATTTAAACAGCCTGTGTTAGCCTCAGTTGATGAAGATTCCTACCCAATACTTTTGTCCAAGAGGCCTCTCTGTAAAGCtagtaaaaaaaatacattatttCTACAGTCAGTGAAAGTTGTTTCATTCACATCTCTGATAGTGGCAATTTACACCACCTGAAATTACTGATCCATTAAGATTTTTGACAGAGGAGGGGTGTCATAAAAATCTTTTCTGCTCCTCCACGGTCTCAAGATATTAGAGGCTATCACCTTATCCAGGGCCCAAGGATAAGATCAATGCAATGATAATatcataataatcatctttattagtgtcacaagtaggtttacattattaacactgcaatgaagttactgtgaaaattccctagtcgccacacgacgccacctgttcaggtacactgaagatAATtctaatgtccaattcacctaacagcacgtctttcgggacttgggggaggaaaccagagcgcccggaggaaacccacccagacacagggagaacatgcagactccacacagactgttatCCCCCACCGCACACATGGGCTTTACCTCAAgtcagg
The window above is part of the Scyliorhinus canicula chromosome 9, sScyCan1.1, whole genome shotgun sequence genome. Proteins encoded here:
- the LOC119971361 gene encoding uncharacterized protein C16orf86-like isoform X2, whose translation is MKLYGELLPELKNYQSMSMLHSLLCTYGFKKKMAKASAELHIFQHPDFTKEHSYKDIECDSSKTDLSTVALQQKKALKKKRRNDGVVVLNSTTISPKTSTTTLESSNKILSTGKQRRMLYQYINFDNPEFNVLTTTENDQKEQTIQENISENKTKVPVPSHPTAQTAGNENKEDSLLRTSPSLSLGTPEKSAPNKSAQVSLDINKMLSICAAPLVPPLSPQPKC